The Helicobacter canis genomic sequence TACGCTTGTTAATGATCTAGGCTTCATTGAAGCTCCTTATCGCAGGGTAGTTGATGGAAAAGTTACTGATGAGATTGTCTATCTTACCGCAACACAAGAAGATGGTAAGATTATCGCTCCAGCTAGCACTAAACTGGATTCTAACAACAACATCGCTGACACGCTCATTGAGACGCGCTGTGGCGGAGAAATAGCTCTACGAAAATCAGAAGAAGTGGAATTTATCGATCTAAGTCCGCGAATGCTCGTTGGTGTTGCAGCAAGCTTAATTCCTTTTCTAGAGCACGATGATGCTAACCGCGCACTTATGGGATCAAATATGCAGCGTCAAGCAGTGCCACTTCTTAGACCCGATGCACCACTTGTAGGGACAGGGATTGAACAAATCATCGCTAGAGATTCTTGGGAGGCAGTTAAGGCGACTCGTGGTGGTGTCGTTGAAAAAATCGATGCAAAAAACATTTACATTCTAGGTGAAGATGCCAATGGTGCATATATTGATGGCTATTCTCTGCAGAAAAACCTGCGCACCAACCAAAATACCTGCTTTGCCCAGCGCCCTATTGTCAAGCAAGGCGATGTTGTGGAAGCGGGACAGATCATCGCTGATGGTGCAAGTATGGATCAAGGTGAGTTGGCATTGGGAAAAAACATTCGCGTAGCATTTATGCCGTGGAATGGCTATAACTTCGAAGATGCTATTGTTGTCAGCGAACGCCTTATCAAAGAAGATGCATTCACATCTGTGCATATTTATGAAAAAGAAGTGGAAGCCAGGGAGCTAAAACACGGCACTGAAGAAATTACTGCTGACATACCGGGGGTGCATGAAGAAGAGATTGCCCATCTTGATGAAAGTGGGATTGTAAAAATTGGGACTTATGTTACGGCAGGTATGATTCTTGTTGGCAAAGTTACTCCTAAGGGCGAAGTTAAGCCAAGTCCGGAAGAACGACTATTGCGCGCTATTTTTGGGGAAAAAGCCGGACATGTTGTCAATAAATCTCTCTATTGTCCGCCATCACTAGAAGGCACGGTTATTGATGTCAAAATCTTTACCAAAAAGGGCTATGAAAAAGATGCGAGAGCTATCAGTGCCTATGAGCAAGAAAAATCTGTATTAGACATTGAGCACCACGACCGCCTTACAATGCTCAATAAAGAAGAATTGCTTCGAGTGGGTAGTATGCTATCTAAACAGGCATTAAGCGCGGATGCAACTATTAACGACAAAAAATACAAAAAGGGGCAGAAAGTTCCTAAATCAGAAATTGCTAAGATAAATCGCTTTGCTCTCAATACGCTTATTAAAAGTTATGAAAAAAGCGTGCAAAGCAAATACGAAAAAATCAAAGTTAATTTTCTTGAGCAGAAAAAAACACTAGGAGAAGAGCACGAAGAAAAGCTATCAATCCTTGAAAAAGATGATATTCTACCAAGTGGGGTCGTTAAACAAGTGAAAATCTATATCGCCACAAAGCGCAAACTCAAGGTGGGCGACAAGATGGCTGGAAGACACGGGAACAAAGGTATTGTTAGCACTATTGTCCCAGCAGTTGATATGCCCTATACTGCTGATGGCGAGCCTATAGATATTGTCTTAAATCCACTTGGTGTGCCTAGCCGTATGAATATTGGTCAGATTCTAGAGGTGCATTTAGGACTTGTAGGGAAAAATCTAGGCAATCAGCTAAATACTATTCTTGAGAGTCAATCAGCCGACTTTGTGCAGCAGCTTCGCCAAAAAATGATCGACATAGCAGAGCTTACCAATGAGAAAGATTCTGCTATGGTGCAGTTTATCAAAGACTGCAAGGATAGTGAGCTTCTAGATTATGCAAGAGATTGGAGTAAGGGAGTAAAATTTGCCATCCCTGTATTTGAGGGTATTTCACAAGAGAAATTCAACAAGCTCTTTGAGGCGGCAAAAATCGATATGGATGGCAAAGTTGAGCTATATGATGGAAGGACAGGTGAAAAAATCCGTGAAAAAGTCAATATCGGCTATATGTATATGCTTAAGCTTCACCATCTTGTTGATGAAAAAGTCCATGCGCGTAGCACCGGTCCTTATAGCATTATTACTCAACAGCCAGTCGGTGGGAAGGCTCTATTTGGTGGGCAAAGATTTGGGGAAATGGAAGTTTGGGCTCTAGAAGCTTATGGCGCAGCCCACACACTCAAAGAAATGCTTACGCTCAAATCCGATGATATTGTAGGACGAGAAAATGCCTATCGCTCAATTACCAAAGGCGAGCCTGTTGGAGAATCTGAAATCCCAGAGACATTTTATGTCCTTATTAAAGAATTGCAAGCCCTTGCACTTGATGCCAATGTGTTTGACAATACTCTTGATGAAAACGGTAATCCCAAAGCACTAGAAATCAAAGAGGACAATCGCCCAAAAGACTTTAGCTCATTTCAGCTTGTGTTAGCGAGCCCGGAGAAAATACGCTCTTGGAGTCGTGGCGAAGTGAAAAAACCAGAGACAATCAATTATCGCACACTCAAGCCAGAGCGCGATGGATTGTTTTGCACCAAAATCTTTGGACCTGTGAGAGACTATGAATGTCTATGCGGCAAATATAAAAAACCTCGCTACAAAGGTATGGTATGCGAAAAATGTGGTGTCGAAGTTACTAGCTCAAAAGTTCGAAGATCAAGAATGGGGCATATCGAGCTAGTAACACCTGTGGCACATATTTGGTATGTAAATTCTCTCCCAAGTCGCATCGGCACACTACTTGGCGTCAAGATGAAAGATTTGGAGCGCGTGCTGTATTATGAAGCATATATTGTTAAGGAGCCTGGAGAGGCATTCTATGACAATGAATCCACCAAGCCAGTAATGAAATATGATGTGCTTAATGAAGAGCAATATCAGAATATTTATCAGCGTTTTGGTGATAAGGGCTTTGTCGCTCAAATGGGTGGCGAAGCAGTCAAAGAGCTTTTAGAGCAGCTAGATCTTGCAACACTGCTCACATCACTACGCGAAGAGATAAAATCTACAAATTCTGAAGCAAAGAAAAAGATCATTGTCAAGAGGCTAAAGGTTGTTGAAAGCTTTATGAACTCTGGCAATCGCCCAGAATGGATGATGCTTACTGTGCTTCCTGTATTACCACCAGATTTACGCCCTCTTGTCGCCCTTGATGGCGGTAAGTTTGCTGTAAGTGATGTAAATGACCTATATCGCCGCGTCATCAACCGCAACCAGCGCTTGAAGCGTCTTATGGAGCTTGATGCCCCAGAAATTATTGTGCGCAATGAAAAGCGTATGCTTCAAGAAGCAGTCGATGCACTCTTTGATAATGGACGCAACGCCAATGCAGTAAAAGGCGCAAATAAACGCCCGCTCAAATCACTCTCGGAAATCATCAAAGGTAAGCAAGGAAGATTCCGCCAGAATCTACTTGGAAAACGCGTAGATTTCTCTGGGCGAAGCGTTATTGTCGTGGGACCAAATCTACGAATGGATCAGTGTGGCTTACCAAAAAATATGGCACTTGAGCTATTTAAACCCCACTTACTTGCACGACTTGAAGAAAAGGGCTATGCAAGCACACTAAAACAAGCCAAAAAAATGATTGAGCAAAAGACAAATGAAGTGTGGGAATGCTTGCAGGAAATCGTTGATGGCTATCCTGTATTGCTCAATCGCGCTCCAACCTTACACAAACAGTCGATCCAAGCTTTCCATCCTAAGCTAATTGATGGCAAAGCTATCCAGCTACACCCATTGGTGTGCTCAGCGTTTAACGCGGATTTCGATGGGGATCAAATGGCGGTGCATGTGCCACTAAGTCAAGAAGCCATTACAGAGTGCAAAGTGCTAATGCTAAGCTCTATGAATATCCTTCTACCAGCAAGCGGTAAGGCAGTGGCAGTGCCTAGCCAAGATATGGTGCTAGGTCTCTACTATCTCTCCCTAGAGAAAAAAGGCGTAAAAGGCGAGCATAAGCTATTTGGTGATATCAATCAAATTATGATCGCCATTGATGCAGGCGAACTTGATATCAATGCCAAAATCCAAACTGTCATCAATCGCTACCCTGTAACAACCACAGCAGGCAGAATGATCTTGCGCGCCATATTGCCAGATTTTGTGCCTACTGACTTGTGGAATAAGGTCTTGAAAAAGAAAGATATTGGCGTGCTTGTTGATTATGTGTATAAAGAAGCCGGCACAGGCATCACTGCAGCTTTCTTAGATGACCTAAAAAATCTAGGCTTTACTTACGCTACTAAGGCAGGGATTTCTATTTCTGCGGCTGATATTATTATTCCGGAAGACAAAGATGAAATCATCTCACAAGCTCGAGAAAAGGTGCGTAAGCTACAAGATGACTTTGAGCACGGGGCAATGACTGAAGCTGAACGCTACAACAAGACAATCGACTATTGGACAGAGGCTAGCAAGCAGCTTGGGGAAAAAATGAGCACAATCATCGCACAAGATAAAGATGGATTTAACTCTATCTATATGATGGCGGATTCTGGAGCTAGAGGTAGTGCTGCACAAATACGACAGCTCTCAGCTATGCGTGGTCTTATGGCAAAGCCAGATGGCACAATCATCGAGACACCCATTGTGTCAAACTTCAAGGAAGGATTAAATATCCTAGAATACTTCAACTCCACCCACGGAGCGCGAAAAGGTCTTGCGGATACGGCTCTTAAAACTGCTAATGCGGGATACTTGACAAGAAAACTTATTGATGTAAGTCAAAATGTCAAAATCTCTATGGAAGATTGTGGCACACACGAAGGATTTGAAATAAGCGACATTATCGATGGATCGGAGTTGTTAGAATCTTTAGAAGAAAGAGTGTTTGGGCGCGTGCTTGCTGCTGATGTTATCGACCCAATCACTAATGAAGTGCTCTTTAGTGCAGAAACTCTAATTGATGAAAAGGCTGCAAGGCGCATAGTTGAAGCCAATGTAAAATCTGTTGTAATACGAAATTCTGTTACTTGTAAGGCGCCTAAGGGTGTATGTGCTAAGTGTTATGGAATCAATCTTGGAGAAGGCAAAATGGTGCGCCCGGGAGAAGCAGTAGGGGTCATTGCAGCACAATCCATCGGTGAGCCCGGCACTCAGCTTACACTGCGCACATTCCATGTTGGTGGGACTGCCAGCAGAACACAAGAAGAAAAAGAAATTCGAGCCGAGAAAGAGGGCTTTATTCGTTATTACAATATCAAAACCTACAAAAACAAAGAAGGCAAAAATATTGTTGTCAATCGAAGAAATGCGGCTGTGCTTGTAGTAGAACCAAAAATTAAAGCTCCTTTTGATGGAACATTGCATATAGAGACAGCGCACGATGAGATTACAATAATTGTCAAAAACGGCAAACAAGAGAAAAAATACAGCGTGCGCAAAAGCGATGTAGCCAAGCCAAATGAATTAGCTGGCGTAAGTGGCAGACTAGAGGGCAAGCTGTATATAGCA encodes the following:
- a CDS encoding DNA-directed RNA polymerase subunit beta/beta', coding for MAKKEIKNRLRIDFSQQRGLEVPNLLLLQRDSYDSFLYAKDGKESGIEKVFKSIFPVQDVQNRITLEYVGCEYGKPKYTIREAMERGITYAIPLKIKVQLIQWEKDEKGEKLAPKDIKEQSIFIREIPLMTDRISFIINGVERVVVNQLHRSPGVIFKQDESNSTASKPTYMGQIIPDRGSWLYFEYDSKDTLYVRINKRRKVPATIFFRALGYSKIDILKMFYPLLKIRVEKGKFLIKFNPSDFEGRVEFDIKNIKGEVVVASGKRLSARKAKELQDNGLDWIEYPIETLSNRYLFDPIIDKKSGEVVFDTLTQLDDAKIKKLGELKVKEIVIINDLANGLDASIINSFITETESLKLLKQTEKIDDENDLAAIRIYKVMRPGEPVTKEVAKQFVRRLFFDAESYDLTRVGRMKMNHKLELQVPNYITVLTHEDIIETTRYLMKVRNGSGKIDDRDNLGNRRIRAIGELLANELHAGLVKMQKAIKDKLTTMSGGFDSVMPHDLINAKMITSTIMEFFTGGQLSQFMDQTNPLSEITHKRRLSALGEGGLVKERVGFEARDVHPTHYGRICPIETPEGQNIGLINTIATFTLVNDLGFIEAPYRRVVDGKVTDEIVYLTATQEDGKIIAPASTKLDSNNNIADTLIETRCGGEIALRKSEEVEFIDLSPRMLVGVAASLIPFLEHDDANRALMGSNMQRQAVPLLRPDAPLVGTGIEQIIARDSWEAVKATRGGVVEKIDAKNIYILGEDANGAYIDGYSLQKNLRTNQNTCFAQRPIVKQGDVVEAGQIIADGASMDQGELALGKNIRVAFMPWNGYNFEDAIVVSERLIKEDAFTSVHIYEKEVEARELKHGTEEITADIPGVHEEEIAHLDESGIVKIGTYVTAGMILVGKVTPKGEVKPSPEERLLRAIFGEKAGHVVNKSLYCPPSLEGTVIDVKIFTKKGYEKDARAISAYEQEKSVLDIEHHDRLTMLNKEELLRVGSMLSKQALSADATINDKKYKKGQKVPKSEIAKINRFALNTLIKSYEKSVQSKYEKIKVNFLEQKKTLGEEHEEKLSILEKDDILPSGVVKQVKIYIATKRKLKVGDKMAGRHGNKGIVSTIVPAVDMPYTADGEPIDIVLNPLGVPSRMNIGQILEVHLGLVGKNLGNQLNTILESQSADFVQQLRQKMIDIAELTNEKDSAMVQFIKDCKDSELLDYARDWSKGVKFAIPVFEGISQEKFNKLFEAAKIDMDGKVELYDGRTGEKIREKVNIGYMYMLKLHHLVDEKVHARSTGPYSIITQQPVGGKALFGGQRFGEMEVWALEAYGAAHTLKEMLTLKSDDIVGRENAYRSITKGEPVGESEIPETFYVLIKELQALALDANVFDNTLDENGNPKALEIKEDNRPKDFSSFQLVLASPEKIRSWSRGEVKKPETINYRTLKPERDGLFCTKIFGPVRDYECLCGKYKKPRYKGMVCEKCGVEVTSSKVRRSRMGHIELVTPVAHIWYVNSLPSRIGTLLGVKMKDLERVLYYEAYIVKEPGEAFYDNESTKPVMKYDVLNEEQYQNIYQRFGDKGFVAQMGGEAVKELLEQLDLATLLTSLREEIKSTNSEAKKKIIVKRLKVVESFMNSGNRPEWMMLTVLPVLPPDLRPLVALDGGKFAVSDVNDLYRRVINRNQRLKRLMELDAPEIIVRNEKRMLQEAVDALFDNGRNANAVKGANKRPLKSLSEIIKGKQGRFRQNLLGKRVDFSGRSVIVVGPNLRMDQCGLPKNMALELFKPHLLARLEEKGYASTLKQAKKMIEQKTNEVWECLQEIVDGYPVLLNRAPTLHKQSIQAFHPKLIDGKAIQLHPLVCSAFNADFDGDQMAVHVPLSQEAITECKVLMLSSMNILLPASGKAVAVPSQDMVLGLYYLSLEKKGVKGEHKLFGDINQIMIAIDAGELDINAKIQTVINRYPVTTTAGRMILRAILPDFVPTDLWNKVLKKKDIGVLVDYVYKEAGTGITAAFLDDLKNLGFTYATKAGISISAADIIIPEDKDEIISQAREKVRKLQDDFEHGAMTEAERYNKTIDYWTEASKQLGEKMSTIIAQDKDGFNSIYMMADSGARGSAAQIRQLSAMRGLMAKPDGTIIETPIVSNFKEGLNILEYFNSTHGARKGLADTALKTANAGYLTRKLIDVSQNVKISMEDCGTHEGFEISDIIDGSELLESLEERVFGRVLAADVIDPITNEVLFSAETLIDEKAARRIVEANVKSVVIRNSVTCKAPKGVCAKCYGINLGEGKMVRPGEAVGVIAAQSIGEPGTQLTLRTFHVGGTASRTQEEKEIRAEKEGFIRYYNIKTYKNKEGKNIVVNRRNAAVLVVEPKIKAPFDGTLHIETAHDEITIIVKNGKQEKKYSVRKSDVAKPNELAGVSGRLEGKLYIAHESGYKVAKGGSIVDIVKDGWNVPNRIPYASEIIAQDNAPICQKIYSKEKGVVKYYLLQGDHLERMHDFKKGDIIEEKGIFAVIADQYDREATRHYIARNSKILVDDNSQVDTNTLIAEPAKDTNNLIATWDSYNTITISDIDGVVSFEDIVLGLTATEQEDKTDGKKKLKINDYIPSGFKPSLIIKSGKDVRRYALEPNTTIAPEVVEGVKVAKADELAKTPKAVAKSRDITGGLPRVSELFEARKPKDSAILSDIDGVVSFGKSIRNKERIIITAQDGRVSEYLVDKGKGILVHKDEFVHAGEALTDGITSSHDILRIGGEKELLHFIVNEVQQVYRGQGVNIADKHIEVIVSQMLRQVRIIDPGNTRFIENDLVSKRHFKEENERIMRLGGEPAIAELVLLGITRAAISSDSIISAASFQETTKVLTEASIAAKKDFLEDLKENVVLGRMIPVGTGLYKDRNFVVKTKDLDS